From a region of the Aeoliella mucimassa genome:
- a CDS encoding PEP-CTERM sorting domain-containing protein — protein MTFPARSYLWLALIVGAACCCVKTEAQIISFNFSENNGNQIFNGGELIGPLDTDSANWNGSTASASGSMSNLIDDSGIDTGASITWSSSNVWYNGDGTGTDEAKLSVGYLDDGGSGISVSVSGIPYASYRVYGLLASDQGDEYDTLDFTVNGASVFGAATAPAYGGINATSAATGDSWALADGTNRGNYWTINSSGSSLSIQGNPRNGSQRGSITGLIIEEIDDIIYDVALRLSVDRDTGDVMLSNNTGSTVEFAGLGLLSGNGAWNPEAWTSITDTYDSDGTIGSDDSWMEIVDSQEELSEATLSTGTIAQGQSISLGSALWRQFPSEADLSFEYLVAGDADATKGIMEVVDSDSSNGSTTYEYGDYNFDGVIDALDWPTQRDGYKSDLTGLSVAEAYYQGDFDGDGDNDIDDLLAFKEVFIANNSAAAFAALPQANSVPEPTTLALFGLVLAGFCCGRKMRRGLALVACVLTVFTLSANVATAQSAISINFIGNGVAVDGPAGQVNSTNWNNFSGNLGSSTLVDQNGISTGAGVSWHSATTWSAGPEDTEEAKLLRGFLDDNGATGMNVEIADIPAATYDVTVYFNTDSGDGTVGLFDMDINGTNYTTSGAFAISSGMIDSGNSITASGLSGLLTLSSPARTNPGISNIAGIEITASSFLSEAETALTLEIDPTSGLAQIVNDTTIAAAVPMEYYEISSSNNSLNEAGWSPLDAGPGDADGWEVLGGASNGFLSEFHLTGSQSLEAGQSMFLGAAYQAGAGEQPVEFLYRNAVSGLMRTGNVEFTTVVAPSLDGDFNGDGIVNLGDYTVWRDNLGSPEGDLLSGNGNGSGTVDSDDYDLWKANFGNVSGGASGSLAASSVVPEPSSMLMLTVLGTIALVVGAQRKGVLNAMFSSVASKGTAAALLIAVAICSQASAQVANVTVDRWYQLGDDETATENTTIGSESDGYTYDSQGPSGAYIDLQVIGNPTYVSMGASGLNRPGAGNTLGAQFDGDGDVLYTNLPLNRPDVLAGPTELGEQGNAPNLPLIDPNGEDPYPFNYDGISARGLQMWVYPEAGSKLGTERQVVLMDTMTAGGVAITADGKWTQINSYHVNDTDIEATVDVVGDTWYHVMHHIYTAGDDFAPEIDGGKDFNEFMSVVYVDGIAVSANADTQPPEAFISGGTRVGQLTIGAAELEGDGFGAVHGEYFEGAVDEIEMYVYGDNTGVTTSPAGKNYGTFNLFEDNAWIAAELDSLLGGSDLIPGDSNFDGVIDDIDVNAVVSNWRSVNQFQGAHNTVTAGDFGTWQNGDFNLDGMVDFSDWSILWANHPDPGSLNLGELLAGQAVPEPTSLVMLLLAATCGLAWKMRKN, from the coding sequence ATGACGTTCCCTGCCCGATCGTATCTATGGCTGGCCCTCATAGTTGGCGCGGCCTGCTGCTGTGTAAAAACCGAAGCCCAGATTATTTCTTTCAATTTCAGCGAAAACAACGGCAACCAAATCTTCAACGGCGGCGAGTTGATCGGTCCTCTAGATACCGATAGTGCCAACTGGAATGGATCCACGGCAAGCGCTTCGGGAAGCATGAGCAACCTGATCGACGATTCCGGAATCGATACCGGTGCTTCGATTACCTGGAGTTCTTCGAATGTCTGGTACAACGGCGACGGTACCGGCACCGACGAAGCCAAGCTATCGGTCGGTTATCTCGACGATGGTGGCTCGGGCATTTCGGTCAGTGTCTCCGGTATTCCTTATGCCAGCTACCGCGTTTACGGTTTGCTGGCTTCTGATCAAGGCGATGAATACGACACGCTCGACTTCACCGTGAACGGAGCTTCGGTGTTTGGTGCAGCAACGGCCCCTGCCTACGGTGGCATCAACGCTACCAGTGCTGCGACGGGCGACTCCTGGGCGCTAGCCGACGGAACTAACCGTGGAAATTACTGGACCATCAATTCCTCGGGAAGTTCGCTGTCGATTCAAGGCAACCCTCGCAACGGTTCGCAGCGCGGTTCGATCACCGGTTTGATCATCGAAGAGATCGACGACATCATCTACGACGTTGCGCTACGTTTGAGTGTCGATCGCGACACCGGCGACGTGATGCTCAGCAACAACACCGGTTCGACGGTGGAATTTGCCGGTCTTGGTCTGCTATCAGGCAATGGTGCGTGGAATCCCGAAGCATGGACTTCGATTACCGATACCTACGACTCGGATGGCACCATCGGAAGCGATGATAGCTGGATGGAAATCGTTGATTCGCAGGAAGAATTGAGCGAAGCGACTCTATCGACTGGCACCATCGCCCAAGGGCAGTCGATTTCGCTCGGCTCCGCACTCTGGCGCCAGTTCCCCTCGGAAGCGGATTTGTCGTTTGAGTATCTGGTTGCTGGTGATGCCGATGCCACGAAGGGTATCATGGAAGTCGTTGACAGCGATTCGAGCAACGGTAGCACCACCTACGAGTATGGCGACTACAACTTCGACGGCGTGATCGACGCCCTCGACTGGCCGACCCAACGCGACGGCTATAAGAGCGATTTGACTGGCTTGTCGGTGGCTGAAGCTTACTATCAAGGCGACTTCGACGGCGATGGCGACAACGACATCGACGACCTGCTGGCCTTTAAGGAAGTGTTCATCGCGAACAACTCGGCCGCTGCGTTTGCCGCATTGCCGCAAGCCAACTCGGTGCCCGAGCCCACTACGTTGGCCCTGTTTGGCTTGGTATTAGCTGGTTTTTGCTGTGGTCGAAAAATGCGTCGCGGGTTGGCCTTGGTCGCTTGCGTGCTGACCGTTTTCACCTTGTCTGCCAACGTGGCCACCGCTCAATCGGCAATCAGCATCAACTTCATCGGCAACGGCGTTGCCGTCGACGGTCCTGCCGGACAGGTCAATTCGACGAACTGGAATAACTTCTCAGGCAATCTCGGTTCCAGCACCTTGGTCGATCAAAATGGCATTAGCACCGGTGCTGGCGTTTCATGGCACTCGGCTACCACTTGGTCGGCTGGTCCCGAAGATACCGAAGAAGCGAAGCTGTTGCGTGGTTTTCTCGACGATAACGGGGCGACTGGCATGAACGTCGAGATCGCCGACATTCCCGCTGCAACTTACGATGTCACCGTGTACTTCAACACCGACTCTGGTGATGGAACCGTTGGTCTGTTCGATATGGACATTAATGGCACCAACTACACGACCAGTGGAGCATTTGCCATTAGCTCTGGCATGATCGACTCTGGTAACTCAATTACCGCCAGTGGTTTGTCTGGTTTGCTTACGCTAAGTTCTCCGGCTCGTACAAATCCTGGTATCAGCAATATTGCTGGTATCGAAATCACCGCTTCGAGTTTCCTTAGCGAAGCGGAAACCGCTCTTACGCTCGAAATCGATCCCACGAGCGGACTGGCCCAAATCGTGAACGATACGACCATCGCTGCTGCAGTGCCGATGGAGTACTACGAGATTTCTTCGTCCAACAACAGCCTAAACGAGGCTGGTTGGAGCCCACTCGACGCAGGGCCTGGCGATGCCGATGGTTGGGAAGTGCTCGGTGGCGCTAGCAATGGCTTCCTGTCAGAATTCCACCTGACTGGCAGCCAGTCGCTCGAAGCAGGCCAAAGCATGTTCCTCGGTGCCGCCTATCAGGCGGGTGCTGGCGAGCAGCCCGTTGAGTTCTTGTACCGCAATGCAGTTTCGGGACTCATGCGAACCGGTAATGTGGAGTTCACTACCGTGGTCGCACCGAGCCTCGATGGCGACTTCAACGGCGACGGCATCGTGAATCTCGGCGACTACACCGTGTGGCGCGATAACCTTGGCTCGCCCGAAGGCGATCTGCTGTCGGGCAACGGCAACGGTTCGGGTACCGTCGATAGCGATGACTACGATCTTTGGAAGGCCAACTTTGGGAACGTCTCTGGAGGCGCTAGTGGCAGCTTAGCTGCCTCCAGCGTCGTTCCTGAGCCTTCTTCGATGTTAATGCTAACCGTGCTCGGCACGATCGCCTTGGTGGTTGGCGCACAACGTAAGGGAGTATTGAACGCGATGTTTTCAAGCGTAGCCTCAAAGGGAACTGCCGCTGCTCTGTTGATTGCGGTTGCGATCTGCAGTCAGGCATCGGCTCAGGTAGCCAATGTCACGGTCGATCGTTGGTATCAGTTAGGCGACGACGAAACCGCTACGGAGAACACCACCATTGGTTCGGAGAGCGACGGCTATACCTACGATTCGCAAGGTCCGAGCGGTGCCTACATCGATCTGCAAGTCATTGGCAATCCAACCTACGTGAGCATGGGCGCTTCGGGGTTGAATCGTCCCGGTGCTGGCAACACGCTGGGCGCTCAGTTCGATGGCGATGGCGATGTGCTCTACACGAACCTGCCATTGAATCGTCCCGATGTCTTGGCCGGTCCTACCGAGCTTGGTGAACAAGGCAACGCTCCCAATCTGCCGTTGATCGATCCCAATGGAGAGGATCCTTACCCCTTTAATTATGACGGCATTTCTGCTCGTGGTCTGCAGATGTGGGTTTATCCCGAAGCAGGCTCGAAACTTGGCACCGAACGTCAAGTGGTTCTGATGGACACGATGACCGCCGGTGGTGTTGCCATTACTGCCGATGGCAAGTGGACTCAGATCAACTCGTACCACGTGAATGATACCGACATCGAAGCCACGGTCGACGTGGTGGGCGACACCTGGTACCACGTGATGCACCACATCTATACCGCCGGCGACGATTTCGCTCCCGAAATTGATGGTGGCAAAGACTTCAACGAGTTCATGTCGGTAGTCTACGTCGACGGAATCGCGGTTTCGGCCAACGCCGATACTCAGCCACCCGAAGCGTTTATCTCGGGAGGTACTCGGGTTGGGCAGCTCACCATCGGTGCCGCCGAACTCGAAGGCGATGGTTTCGGCGCGGTACATGGTGAGTACTTCGAAGGGGCGGTCGACGAAATCGAGATGTACGTCTATGGCGACAACACCGGCGTCACTACCTCGCCTGCTGGCAAGAACTACGGCACATTCAACCTGTTTGAAGATAACGCCTGGATTGCTGCAGAGCTCGATTCGCTACTCGGTGGATCCGACCTGATTCCCGGCGACTCGAACTTCGACGGCGTGATCGACGACATCGACGTCAACGCGGTCGTTTCGAACTGGCGTTCGGTCAATCAGTTCCAAGGTGCCCACAACACCGTGACCGCGGGCGACTTTGGCACTTGGCAAAATGGCGACTTCAACTTGGACGGTATGGTCGACTTTAGCGACTGGAGTATCCTGTGGGCCAATCACCCCGATCCAGGTTCGTTGAATCTCGGCGAGTTGCTTGCTGGTCAAGCGGTTCCCGAACCGACCTCGCTCGTGATGTTGTTGCTGGCTGCGACCTGTGGTCTGGCTTGGAAAATGCGGAAGAATTAA
- a CDS encoding helix-turn-helix domain-containing protein, whose product MFVRDFSLRDPQAFQALLSWCPLAVVSFVASEQIGLLKPILDSDIPVVNASRSQPSEKMAVVLGDAEEFYTSVTRIFHDNHIDHICQVAMGEVRGPFSTQHRYKQFALKHNLPYKSYWLKEPDSLKDLHLMETVDPEFADWLKRVRKPVGLFSQNHMTGCYIARACELLGIQVPEEVQIVGCDGFEVSTSTRPTVTSLRARGEKVGARAAEMALEMAENNTVYNEVVLVGGFITIQRGSTGSEQSDECNVDEALRFIHTHACNPVTVQDVIDHTQKVSRVTFHKHFVASTGKTPAKAILERRMEEARWLLTQTDISPGVIAGLCGYDDYVHFYRVFRKAQGVSPSDYRKLSS is encoded by the coding sequence ATGTTTGTTCGCGACTTCTCACTGCGCGATCCGCAAGCATTCCAAGCGCTATTGAGTTGGTGTCCCCTGGCTGTGGTGAGCTTTGTTGCTTCGGAACAAATAGGCTTGCTGAAACCGATTCTCGATTCGGACATCCCTGTCGTGAATGCCAGTCGCTCCCAGCCAAGCGAGAAGATGGCAGTGGTTTTGGGCGACGCGGAAGAGTTCTACACTTCGGTTACCCGAATATTCCACGACAACCACATTGACCATATCTGCCAGGTAGCGATGGGCGAAGTCCGGGGCCCCTTCAGCACTCAGCACCGATACAAGCAATTTGCGCTGAAGCACAACCTTCCCTACAAAAGCTACTGGCTCAAGGAGCCCGATTCGCTCAAAGACCTGCACCTCATGGAAACGGTCGACCCGGAGTTCGCCGACTGGCTCAAGCGAGTCCGTAAACCAGTGGGGCTGTTTTCGCAGAATCATATGACCGGCTGCTACATCGCCCGGGCGTGCGAATTGCTCGGTATCCAAGTGCCGGAAGAAGTGCAGATCGTCGGTTGCGACGGATTCGAAGTGTCTACCTCCACTCGGCCCACGGTCACTAGCCTGCGTGCACGCGGCGAGAAGGTTGGCGCACGGGCAGCCGAAATGGCACTCGAAATGGCTGAGAACAACACGGTGTACAACGAGGTGGTGTTAGTTGGTGGGTTCATTACCATTCAGCGAGGTTCCACTGGCTCGGAGCAATCGGACGAGTGCAATGTCGACGAGGCCTTGCGGTTTATCCATACTCACGCCTGCAATCCGGTCACCGTGCAGGACGTGATCGATCACACGCAAAAGGTCTCGCGGGTGACGTTCCACAAGCATTTCGTCGCCAGCACCGGCAAAACGCCCGCAAAAGCCATCCTCGAGCGGCGGATGGAGGAAGCCCGCTGGCTGCTCACCCAAACCGACATCTCGCCGGGTGTGATCGCGGGCCTGTGCGGGTACGACGATTACGTTCACTTCTATCGCGTGTTCCGCAAAGCGCAAGGCGTGTCGCCGAGCGATTACCGCAAACTGTCGTCGTAG
- a CDS encoding M60 family metallopeptidase, whose product MAPRIRRTLGVGSRDLRLEPLEERQMLSIAPDDAAAAMAIGMGDYDLNGVVEIADLEVWKAQYGNVANNELLAADGNFDGVVNLGDYTIARDHLGATVPEVAALVSPATAAAARNELLNGVSNIAVVGAPGTIAVFDPPDASAGEGAFSVMHDGDYRAMVAAAYWDSGKIVAFSHNGYVSNMGQVGDQLDTGTLFENSIAWSSGIAGKNQVIVTATTATRNWLQSQGYTNVTQSNNWEQLLAGADVLIAELGRSVSSAKMAAVEDFVTSGGGLITGGTGWGYQSLGSDIVELDGNQVLRKAGLAWSTGFRNGTTDADNLPTELSNATQALEFVEAYWQGASATTAQKDEAGMALQLALDVLPEDHPLAIAITEAFASRLSTVQATPSSPVSDSLDQAVLLYEANLLQNTPPDEVVAHPTAEILYGEIPDDAPRVTDTVTIDTSTTRWQATGLYAAPGDLVTITVPQALVGQGFTIRVNAHTDNIAQRSSWERLPVVHRSFAIDSTTIEVANAFGGSIFIDLGGNAYSTPVNLGELEITIEGAIRQPYFVLGETTDEEWINTLRDQPAPYAVFVADDIMLVQRSSESAALTSPTELMQWWQQVIVDQDALAGRLDPRTGREIINVDVQISAGAAHSGFPIQAYDVYWGNLADWNDLQANGSWGDFHELGHNHQRGWWTFDGDGEVSVNIFSNYNLETLANNPSGGWSWSADPVQVLQHAVSDVSGGGGYSSKSDRWSFWFQLADGFGWETYAAVFTGYEQDNATNPSLLPTTNQQEKDQWLVRWSNEVGYDMTEFMVDTWGLEVSQSAMNAVSHLPDWMPLATTLDTSWDLTTGESIEFSPGNQGLQMSGQATFVGVSQPEHGTLTDNGNGTYTYEPATGFGSDTLTVSYQSDAGNVQAFTVSITIATPGDLNGDHLLDMDDVQLFVDGWRSDTTGLSDAEKLMHGDLNLNGTTDFADWALLRQAWNDYYNAEPPSLAALLAGPQTATASDSASSVGPGEVSVEADNAGDSSAPLAVANIDNSNAPSGSSLRNFDARPRQSATGSAATPAPLLEPIQQTARSQATFASTRVQAEQRATGATSLDRAFGDLLPGELDTAVSSLAETLRTLRR is encoded by the coding sequence ATGGCACCACGGATTCGACGTACGCTTGGCGTCGGTTCTCGCGATTTGAGACTCGAACCACTCGAAGAGCGCCAAATGCTCTCGATCGCCCCCGATGATGCGGCCGCTGCGATGGCCATCGGCATGGGCGACTACGACTTGAATGGAGTGGTCGAGATAGCAGACCTCGAGGTCTGGAAAGCTCAGTATGGCAATGTTGCCAATAACGAGCTACTGGCGGCCGACGGAAACTTCGATGGCGTCGTGAATCTGGGCGACTACACTATCGCCCGCGACCATCTGGGGGCCACGGTGCCAGAAGTGGCCGCGCTAGTGTCGCCCGCCACTGCGGCCGCGGCTCGCAACGAGCTGCTCAACGGGGTGTCGAATATCGCAGTGGTCGGCGCGCCTGGCACGATCGCCGTGTTCGATCCTCCGGACGCCTCGGCCGGAGAGGGGGCGTTCTCCGTGATGCACGATGGCGACTATCGCGCGATGGTCGCGGCCGCCTACTGGGACTCGGGCAAGATTGTCGCGTTCAGCCACAACGGTTACGTCAGCAACATGGGGCAGGTCGGCGATCAACTCGACACCGGCACGCTGTTCGAAAACAGTATTGCCTGGAGTTCCGGCATCGCGGGTAAGAATCAGGTAATCGTCACCGCGACCACCGCCACCCGCAACTGGTTGCAGTCGCAGGGCTACACCAACGTGACGCAGTCGAACAATTGGGAACAGCTGCTCGCTGGAGCCGACGTGCTGATTGCCGAGCTTGGCCGATCGGTATCGTCCGCCAAGATGGCCGCGGTCGAAGACTTCGTTACCAGCGGCGGGGGACTCATCACCGGCGGCACTGGCTGGGGATACCAATCCCTCGGTAGCGACATCGTCGAACTCGACGGCAACCAGGTGCTTCGCAAAGCGGGACTTGCCTGGAGCACTGGCTTCCGCAACGGTACGACTGATGCCGATAACCTACCTACAGAACTAAGCAACGCCACGCAGGCGCTCGAGTTTGTCGAAGCCTACTGGCAAGGGGCATCGGCAACCACCGCGCAGAAAGACGAAGCGGGTATGGCGTTGCAGCTGGCGCTCGATGTGCTGCCAGAGGATCATCCGCTGGCGATCGCCATTACCGAAGCGTTTGCCTCGCGGCTCTCCACCGTGCAAGCTACGCCGAGTTCGCCAGTGAGCGACTCGCTCGACCAAGCGGTGCTACTTTACGAGGCCAACCTGCTGCAGAACACTCCGCCCGATGAAGTGGTGGCTCATCCCACGGCCGAAATACTCTATGGCGAGATTCCCGACGATGCTCCCCGTGTGACCGATACGGTGACCATCGATACCAGCACCACCCGCTGGCAAGCGACTGGACTCTACGCGGCTCCTGGCGACTTGGTGACCATCACGGTTCCTCAGGCACTCGTCGGCCAAGGCTTTACGATCCGCGTAAACGCCCACACCGATAACATTGCGCAGCGTTCGAGCTGGGAGCGGTTGCCGGTGGTGCATCGTTCGTTCGCGATCGACTCCACAACCATCGAGGTGGCCAATGCGTTTGGTGGCTCGATCTTCATCGACCTCGGCGGCAACGCTTACTCAACACCGGTGAACCTCGGCGAGCTGGAGATCACCATCGAGGGAGCGATTCGCCAACCTTACTTCGTGCTTGGCGAAACCACCGACGAAGAGTGGATCAACACGCTTCGCGATCAGCCCGCCCCGTACGCGGTGTTTGTGGCCGACGACATCATGCTGGTGCAGCGATCGAGTGAGAGCGCCGCGCTCACTAGTCCCACCGAGCTCATGCAATGGTGGCAGCAGGTCATCGTCGATCAGGACGCCTTGGCCGGCCGACTCGATCCACGGACCGGGCGCGAGATCATTAATGTCGATGTCCAAATCTCGGCCGGTGCAGCGCACTCGGGCTTCCCGATTCAGGCATACGACGTTTACTGGGGCAACCTGGCTGATTGGAACGATTTGCAAGCCAATGGCTCGTGGGGCGACTTCCACGAACTCGGGCACAACCATCAGCGAGGTTGGTGGACCTTTGATGGCGATGGCGAAGTGTCAGTCAACATCTTCTCGAACTACAATCTCGAAACACTGGCCAACAATCCTTCGGGCGGCTGGTCGTGGTCGGCCGATCCGGTGCAGGTGCTGCAGCATGCAGTTAGCGACGTAAGCGGCGGCGGAGGCTACTCCAGCAAGTCGGACCGCTGGTCGTTCTGGTTCCAACTAGCCGATGGATTTGGCTGGGAAACCTACGCGGCAGTGTTCACTGGCTACGAGCAGGACAACGCGACGAACCCCAGCTTGCTTCCGACGACCAATCAGCAAGAAAAGGATCAATGGTTGGTCCGTTGGTCGAACGAGGTGGGCTACGACATGACCGAGTTCATGGTCGATACCTGGGGACTCGAAGTCAGCCAGTCGGCTATGAACGCCGTATCGCACCTGCCCGACTGGATGCCACTCGCTACGACGCTCGATACCTCGTGGGACCTGACCACCGGCGAAAGCATTGAGTTCTCGCCGGGGAACCAAGGGCTACAAATGAGCGGGCAGGCGACGTTCGTCGGTGTCTCGCAGCCGGAGCATGGCACGCTTACCGACAACGGCAACGGTACCTACACCTACGAGCCGGCTACTGGGTTTGGTAGCGACACGCTGACGGTCTCCTATCAATCCGACGCAGGCAACGTGCAAGCGTTTACGGTGTCGATCACGATCGCCACCCCTGGCGATTTGAACGGCGACCATCTGCTCGATATGGACGACGTGCAGCTGTTCGTCGATGGCTGGCGGAGCGATACCACCGGGCTGAGCGATGCGGAGAAGTTGATGCATGGCGACCTGAACCTCAACGGAACCACCGACTTTGCCGACTGGGCATTGCTGCGACAAGCGTGGAACGACTACTACAACGCCGAGCCACCGTCGTTGGCCGCGTTGCTCGCCGGGCCACAAACTGCCACGGCTAGCGACTCGGCTTCGTCCGTCGGGCCGGGCGAGGTTTCGGTCGAAGCCGACAACGCGGGCGATTCATCGGCACCACTGGCAGTAGCCAACATCGACAATAGCAACGCACCATCCGGCAGCTCGCTCCGCAACTTCGATGCACGACCAAGACAGTCGGCAACTGGCTCCGCAGCTACCCCCGCTCCGTTGCTGGAACCGATCCAGCAGACCGCCCGCTCGCAAGCAACGTTTGCATCGACACGCGTACAAGCAGAACAGCGAGCGACCGGAGCAACGAGCCTCGACCGCGCGTTCGGCGACCTCCTACCAGGCGAACTCGATACCGCGGTCAGCAGCCTGGCAGAGACGCTGCGAACCCTGCGGCGATGA
- a CDS encoding ThuA domain-containing protein, which yields MVKCRLLENGSRRFSPTIRGTVLLAMVCIAGRYAGADEPTSFHMPDYGGMTPPPARSMDDVDAALKGEDPTPKSDEVLKVLLVAGPKDHNLGEHDYPAWLKVWSKLLAKAPRTEVATAWLFPTPEEADAADVIVFYQKGDWNDARAELIDRFLAHGGGLVYIHWAVNGNEQPEQFAKRIGLASKAGAVGYRHGELNIDFTPASDHPVARNFAGVEWRDETYWRLRGDATQIDLLGTSREEGEDTPQFWTYQPGKGRVFVSIPGHYMWTFDDPMFRLLLMRGIAWSGGHNVDRFNDLILLDARVE from the coding sequence ATGGTTAAGTGCCGATTGCTGGAGAATGGTTCGCGTCGATTTTCCCCCACGATTCGCGGGACGGTGCTGCTAGCAATGGTCTGTATTGCCGGTCGATACGCTGGGGCCGACGAGCCGACCTCGTTTCACATGCCGGATTACGGGGGGATGACTCCGCCGCCGGCCCGGTCGATGGACGATGTCGACGCGGCCCTGAAGGGGGAGGACCCCACGCCGAAGTCGGACGAGGTGCTCAAGGTGCTGCTGGTCGCTGGCCCGAAGGATCATAACCTCGGCGAACACGACTACCCTGCCTGGCTCAAGGTGTGGAGCAAGCTACTGGCCAAGGCCCCACGTACCGAGGTGGCAACCGCCTGGCTGTTCCCAACCCCCGAGGAAGCCGATGCGGCCGACGTGATCGTGTTCTACCAAAAGGGAGACTGGAACGACGCCCGCGCGGAACTCATCGATCGGTTCCTCGCCCACGGCGGGGGACTCGTCTACATCCACTGGGCCGTGAATGGCAACGAGCAGCCGGAGCAGTTTGCCAAGCGGATCGGGCTGGCCTCAAAGGCCGGGGCGGTCGGCTACCGGCACGGCGAGCTGAATATCGACTTTACCCCGGCCAGCGATCATCCCGTCGCCCGCAACTTTGCCGGCGTCGAGTGGCGCGACGAAACCTACTGGCGACTCCGCGGCGATGCTACGCAAATCGACCTGCTCGGTACCAGTCGCGAAGAGGGGGAAGACACCCCGCAGTTCTGGACCTACCAGCCAGGCAAAGGCCGAGTGTTTGTGTCGATTCCAGGGCACTACATGTGGACGTTCGACGACCCAATGTTCCGCCTGCTGCTGATGCGCGGCATCGCCTGGAGCGGCGGCCACAACGTCGACCGCTTTAACGACCTGATTCTGCTCGATGCGAGGGTTGAGTAA
- a CDS encoding N-acetylmuramoyl-L-alanine amidase produces MSFLRALLSSSFACFVLATTTLHAQQVGEQIERQGDEIVVCGQLFHTTAPVKLWMDPGGYDAYRIERRFVPFEKSDWDTTLAEAKLDSPNRYGIRKEPLTPDELEQVRGGGWDLPLLQKVVDQFVMHYDVCGRSETCFNVLHDHRGLSVHFMVDVDGTIYQTLDLKERAWHATISNTRSIGVEIAHIGAYRSADAEPLKKWYQVGDDGIAQLKLLEHTSDPSLNNPLARPKIVEGTIQGTKLYQYDFTEAQYDSLIKLTATLSRVFPKIKLNYPRDEEGQLIPRVLPKEDWQDFQGVLGHYHIQKNKTDPGPAFDWEKVIGGAKELVKE; encoded by the coding sequence ATGAGTTTCCTTCGTGCCTTGCTTTCTTCAAGTTTTGCATGCTTCGTACTCGCGACCACAACGCTGCATGCCCAGCAAGTGGGCGAGCAGATCGAACGCCAGGGCGACGAGATCGTCGTCTGTGGGCAGTTGTTTCATACCACAGCGCCGGTAAAGCTTTGGATGGATCCAGGCGGGTACGATGCGTATCGCATTGAGCGGCGGTTCGTTCCGTTCGAGAAATCAGATTGGGATACCACGCTGGCCGAGGCCAAGCTCGACTCGCCCAACCGCTATGGCATTCGCAAGGAGCCGCTCACGCCTGACGAACTCGAACAAGTCCGCGGCGGGGGATGGGATCTGCCGCTGCTGCAGAAAGTGGTCGACCAGTTCGTGATGCACTACGACGTGTGCGGCCGCAGCGAAACTTGCTTCAACGTGCTGCACGACCATCGCGGGTTGAGCGTGCACTTCATGGTCGACGTCGATGGCACCATCTACCAGACCCTCGACCTGAAGGAGCGGGCCTGGCACGCGACGATTTCGAACACGCGATCGATCGGGGTCGAAATCGCCCACATCGGTGCTTATCGCTCGGCCGATGCCGAACCGCTGAAAAAGTGGTATCAGGTCGGCGACGATGGCATCGCCCAGCTCAAGTTGCTCGAGCATACCAGCGATCCCAGCTTGAATAATCCTCTCGCCCGCCCAAAAATCGTCGAAGGCACCATCCAAGGCACCAAGCTCTATCAGTACGACTTCACCGAAGCCCAGTACGACTCGCTCATCAAGCTCACCGCAACGTTGTCGCGCGTGTTCCCCAAGATCAAGCTCAACTATCCCCGCGACGAAGAAGGCCAGTTGATTCCGCGGGTGTTGCCGAAGGAAGACTGGCAAGACTTCCAAGGCGTGCTCGGGCACTACCACATCCAGAAAAACAAGACCGATCCCGGCCCGGCCTTCGACTGGGAGAAGGTGATCGGCGGCGCGAAAGAGTTGGTCAAAGAGTAG
- a CDS encoding DUF6717 family protein has product MADSKFQLKRVVGAITIVLVIGTIAGWWFELLPTGNRRIPQNAIMVIAPYRYNGTWVFDDSRAGLVREPFVAGVPEMIDALVADIPDANKGFRLTFSAKPFPDYQKKLTWLRGDMEGNFYRLDDPPMEGWICPAMFHYYDKAPPELYVKADPL; this is encoded by the coding sequence ATGGCCGACTCGAAGTTTCAGCTTAAGCGTGTGGTAGGAGCCATCACCATTGTGTTGGTCATCGGCACCATTGCCGGTTGGTGGTTCGAGTTGTTGCCCACAGGCAACCGGCGGATACCTCAGAATGCGATCATGGTGATCGCCCCTTACCGCTACAACGGGACTTGGGTGTTCGACGATAGTCGCGCGGGCCTGGTTCGCGAACCTTTCGTTGCTGGTGTGCCGGAGATGATCGACGCGCTCGTGGCCGACATCCCCGATGCAAACAAAGGGTTTCGCCTCACGTTTTCGGCCAAGCCGTTTCCCGACTACCAGAAGAAACTCACCTGGCTCCGCGGCGATATGGAAGGCAATTTCTACCGGTTGGACGATCCTCCGATGGAAGGATGGATCTGCCCGGCCATGTTCCACTACTACGATAAGGCCCCGCCTGAGCTGTACGTAAAAGCCGATCCGCTGTAA